A single window of Microbacterium oryzae DNA harbors:
- the fliP gene encoding flagellar type III secretion system pore protein FliP (The bacterial flagellar biogenesis protein FliP forms a type III secretion system (T3SS)-type pore required for flagellar assembly.): MAPAPSRAALRLSPRGWGVVAVALALAGAAVLLGSAGAHAAVIPPTPPVTTPPPSGGEGVTINGINGTPSDSVVTLLGITVLSVAPALLLMMSSFTKIFVVLALTRNALSLPSIPPNQVLAGLSLFLTLFIMWPVLTDINAVAVAPYTAGEIDFGRALELAQDPLREWLLSYTREEDIALMHRAAQMDNPADAASVPLQTLVPAFMLSELRAAFLIGFIVFVPFLVIDLVVASALMSMGMMMLPPVMISLPFKILLFLLVDGWGLVITSLVQSYGGGG; encoded by the coding sequence ATCGCCCCCGCGCCCTCGCGCGCGGCCCTGCGCCTCTCGCCGCGCGGATGGGGCGTCGTCGCGGTCGCGCTGGCGCTCGCCGGCGCCGCGGTGCTGCTCGGGTCGGCCGGCGCGCACGCCGCCGTGATCCCGCCCACCCCGCCCGTGACGACGCCGCCGCCGAGCGGCGGCGAGGGCGTCACCATCAACGGCATCAACGGCACCCCGTCCGACAGCGTCGTCACGCTCCTCGGGATCACCGTCCTCAGCGTCGCCCCCGCGCTGCTGCTGATGATGTCGAGCTTCACCAAGATCTTCGTGGTTCTCGCGCTCACCCGCAACGCGCTCTCGCTGCCGTCGATCCCGCCGAATCAGGTCCTCGCGGGGCTCAGCCTGTTCCTGACCCTGTTCATCATGTGGCCGGTGCTGACCGACATCAACGCGGTCGCGGTGGCCCCGTACACCGCCGGCGAGATCGACTTCGGCCGCGCGCTCGAACTCGCGCAGGACCCGCTGCGTGAGTGGCTGCTGAGCTACACGCGCGAGGAGGACATCGCGCTGATGCACCGCGCGGCGCAGATGGACAACCCGGCGGACGCCGCGAGCGTGCCGCTGCAGACCCTGGTGCCCGCCTTCATGCTCAGCGAGCTGCGTGCGGCGTTCCTCATCGGGTTCATCGTGTTCGTCCCCTTCCTCGTGATCGATCTCGTCGTCGCCAGCGCCCTGATGTCGATGGGCATGATGATGCTGCCGCCGGTCATGATCTCGCTGCCGTTCAAGATCCTGCTGTTCCTCCTCGTGGATGGCTGGGGTCTCGTCATCACCAGCCTCGTGCAGTCCTACGGAGGCGGCGGATGA
- the fliQ gene encoding flagellar biosynthesis protein FliQ: MNPESVIDIGQAALIVGAKLCAPLLITALVVGFAISLLQSITQIQEMTISFVPKLIAVGIALLVCGHWMISELIAFTHELFARIPALLGGG, from the coding sequence ATGAACCCGGAGTCGGTCATCGACATCGGCCAGGCGGCGCTCATCGTCGGTGCGAAGCTCTGCGCTCCGCTGCTGATCACGGCCCTCGTCGTCGGCTTCGCCATCTCGCTGCTGCAGTCGATCACGCAGATCCAGGAGATGACGATCTCCTTCGTGCCGAAGCTGATCGCCGTGGGGATCGCGCTGCTCGTGTGCGGGCACTGGATGATCAGCGAGCTGATCGCGTTCACGCACGAGCTGTTCGCCCGGATCCCGGCGCTGCTGGGCGGCGGATGA
- a CDS encoding flagellar biosynthetic protein FliR gives MHIPLDFSWIEATALACVRITAFLVIAPPFSHGSIPLRIKAMLGAGLALAVSPVVTAGYEPMSTGGFMLALAGQAITGALLGFLVTVVFSAIQGAGHLIDTFGGFQLAQAFDPGMAVNGAQFTRLFQMTAILLLFASDGYQLVLAGLFRSFDAVPVTGMIDLGRPAAALVDAVGQMMLSAVQIAGPLLIVLFLADAGLGLVTRVAPALNAFAMGFPVKIGLTLVLVGFVYAALPSVVAALAGDAAAHLVGVTR, from the coding sequence ATGCACATCCCGCTCGACTTCTCGTGGATCGAGGCGACCGCGCTCGCATGCGTCAGGATCACGGCCTTTCTGGTGATCGCGCCGCCGTTCAGTCACGGCTCGATCCCGCTGCGGATCAAGGCGATGCTCGGTGCCGGGCTCGCGCTCGCGGTGTCGCCGGTGGTGACCGCGGGGTACGAGCCGATGAGCACGGGCGGCTTCATGCTGGCGCTGGCGGGCCAGGCGATCACGGGGGCGCTGCTGGGCTTCCTGGTGACCGTGGTCTTCAGCGCGATCCAGGGCGCAGGGCACCTCATCGACACCTTCGGCGGCTTCCAGCTCGCGCAGGCGTTCGATCCCGGGATGGCCGTCAACGGCGCCCAGTTCACCCGGCTGTTCCAGATGACCGCGATCCTCCTGCTGTTCGCCTCCGACGGCTATCAGCTCGTGCTGGCCGGCCTGTTCCGCTCGTTCGACGCGGTGCCGGTCACCGGGATGATCGATCTCGGCCGACCGGCGGCGGCGCTGGTCGACGCGGTCGGCCAGATGATGCTCAGCGCCGTGCAGATCGCGGGGCCCCTGCTGATCGTGCTCTTCCTCGCGGATGCGGGGCTCGGTCTCGTCACCCGCGTGGCGCCGGCGCTCAATGCGTTCGCCATGGGCTTCCCCGTCAAGATCGGCCTGACCCTGGTGCTGGTCGGCTTCGTCTACGCGGCCCTGCCATCCGTCGTCGCCGCCCTCGCCGGCGACGCCGCCGCGCATCTCGTGGGGGTGACGCGATGA
- a CDS encoding EscU/YscU/HrcU family type III secretion system export apparatus switch protein produces MSDSGERTEKATDRRLKEARRKGRIGRSQDFTAWVCIAAAAVMMPSTIARGSQLVTELMLDVTRASAAPSDAIAVDTLTSALTALVGVLLPMLLVVLVATAATAIAQGGVHLRGVTFRAEHLDLVAGVKRVFGGQALWEGAKALLKTAAIGGALWIVVSGLVPLLMASGRHRIDWLLAQAGGGVVGLLQVAVAVGLLLAAVDVAVVLRRNRKHTRMTKKEAKDEHKKSEGDPLVRSQRRSRQIAMSRNRMIAAVGDSDVVLVNPTHVAVALRYEPGRSAPRVVAKGAGIVAQKIREKAEEAGVPMVRDIPLARALHAACELGREIPEELYTAVAQVLAFVHQLKKRGSARGMHTMPAGTAGATDHDSRRRDR; encoded by the coding sequence ATGAGCGACAGCGGCGAGCGCACCGAGAAGGCGACCGACCGCCGCCTCAAGGAGGCACGTCGGAAGGGGCGGATCGGCCGCAGCCAGGACTTCACGGCATGGGTGTGCATCGCGGCGGCCGCCGTCATGATGCCGAGCACGATCGCCCGCGGTTCGCAGCTCGTCACCGAGCTCATGCTCGACGTGACGCGGGCGAGTGCGGCGCCGTCGGACGCGATCGCCGTCGACACGCTGACCTCGGCCCTCACCGCCCTGGTCGGCGTCCTCCTGCCGATGCTGCTGGTGGTGCTCGTCGCGACGGCGGCGACGGCGATCGCGCAGGGCGGGGTGCATCTGCGCGGCGTGACGTTCCGCGCCGAGCATCTCGACCTCGTCGCGGGCGTGAAGCGGGTCTTCGGCGGGCAGGCGCTCTGGGAGGGCGCGAAGGCGCTGCTGAAGACCGCGGCGATCGGCGGGGCCCTGTGGATCGTGGTCTCGGGGCTCGTCCCGCTGCTCATGGCCAGCGGGAGACACCGCATCGACTGGCTCCTCGCGCAGGCCGGAGGCGGCGTCGTGGGGCTGCTGCAGGTCGCCGTCGCCGTCGGCCTCCTGCTGGCGGCGGTCGACGTCGCCGTGGTGCTGCGACGCAACCGCAAGCACACGCGCATGACGAAGAAGGAAGCCAAGGACGAGCACAAGAAGAGCGAGGGCGACCCGCTCGTGCGCTCGCAGCGCCGCTCGCGGCAGATCGCGATGAGCCGCAACCGCATGATCGCGGCGGTCGGAGACAGCGACGTGGTGCTCGTCAACCCGACGCACGTCGCGGTGGCGCTCCGGTACGAGCCGGGCCGCTCCGCGCCGCGCGTGGTCGCCAAGGGCGCCGGGATCGTCGCGCAGAAGATCCGCGAGAAGGCCGAGGAGGCCGGCGTGCCGATGGTGCGCGACATCCCGCTGGCGCGCGCGCTGCACGCGGCGTGCGAGCTCGGGCGGGAGATCCCGGAGGAGCTCTACACCGCCGTCGCGCAGGTGCTCGCGTTCGTGCACCAGCTCAAGAAGCGCGGCTCCGCGCGCGGCATGCACACCATGCCCGCGGGCACCGCGGGCGCAACCGACCATGACTCGAGAAGGCGAGACCGCTGA
- a CDS encoding flagellar biosynthesis protein FlhA produces the protein MGQLLSKGTVPVGVVGIILLLIVPIPTWLLDVLIVLNIAFALLILLTSMFVRKPLDFSVFPSLLLVATLFRLGLNVASTRLVLSEAHAGQVIQAFGEITVSGSLVIGAVIFLILTVIQFVVVTKGAERVAEVGARFTLDAMPGKQMAIDADLNAGLITDTEARERRAAVAAEADFYGAMDGASKFVKGDAIAGVVIIVINFVGGIVIGMLQHGMEVADALETYSLLTIGDGLVTQIAALLMAVSTGMIVTRENAESEMGQAAGRQLLQSRTALIITGCAAIAMGLIPGMPLPAFLAIGAALLVAASRVKVGQAKADAAVEEEARARQTAESASEGPEELMDRMRVHAVEISLAPDIVDLASGGPGDLISRVKALRRKIAVELGFLLPPVRTRDSIELPAQTYAILIAGVEAGRGTVPRGHVLAIGTGLELLPGTAVVDPVFGLEGKWVPAEMSHAADLAGATVIDRASVIITHLSDIVHAQAHRLLSLEDVRQLTEHLKQTSPASVDELTPALLSLAGIQRVLAGLLAERVPINDLARIYEALALRARISTETPGLIEAARTALGPAIAARFAQSGRLRVVMIDPLLEQQMLESMRVVEGQPQIVLTPDATMHVLDAVRRTAAELDEAGTEPVLVCAPSLRQGVRRMIAAQVESLPVLSYDEAASAGYPTDVVGVIRLDQPAIAPGRG, from the coding sequence ATGGGCCAGCTGCTGTCCAAGGGGACCGTGCCGGTGGGCGTGGTCGGGATCATCCTGCTGCTGATCGTGCCGATTCCCACGTGGCTCCTGGACGTGCTCATCGTCCTCAACATCGCCTTCGCGCTGCTCATCCTGCTCACGTCGATGTTCGTGCGGAAGCCGCTGGACTTCTCGGTCTTCCCGAGCCTGCTGCTCGTGGCCACGCTCTTCCGCCTCGGCCTCAACGTCGCCTCGACGCGTCTCGTACTCAGCGAGGCGCACGCCGGGCAGGTGATCCAGGCCTTCGGGGAGATCACGGTCAGCGGCTCCCTCGTCATCGGCGCGGTGATCTTTCTGATCCTCACGGTGATCCAGTTCGTCGTCGTCACGAAGGGCGCGGAGCGCGTCGCGGAGGTCGGCGCCCGGTTCACCCTCGATGCGATGCCCGGCAAGCAGATGGCCATCGACGCCGACCTCAACGCCGGCCTCATCACCGACACCGAGGCGCGTGAGCGCCGCGCCGCGGTCGCGGCGGAGGCGGACTTCTACGGCGCGATGGACGGCGCGTCGAAGTTCGTCAAGGGCGACGCGATCGCCGGCGTCGTCATCATCGTCATCAACTTCGTCGGCGGCATCGTCATCGGGATGCTCCAGCACGGCATGGAGGTAGCGGACGCGCTGGAGACGTACAGCCTCCTGACGATCGGCGACGGCCTCGTCACTCAGATCGCGGCGCTGCTGATGGCGGTGTCGACGGGCATGATCGTCACCCGCGAGAACGCCGAGTCGGAGATGGGGCAGGCCGCGGGCCGTCAGCTCCTGCAGTCCCGCACGGCCCTCATCATCACCGGATGCGCGGCGATCGCCATGGGGCTGATCCCGGGCATGCCGCTGCCGGCGTTCCTCGCGATCGGCGCCGCGCTCCTGGTCGCGGCCTCGCGCGTGAAGGTCGGCCAGGCGAAGGCCGACGCGGCCGTCGAGGAGGAGGCCCGCGCCCGGCAAACGGCGGAATCCGCGAGCGAGGGACCGGAGGAGCTGATGGACCGCATGCGCGTGCACGCGGTGGAGATCTCCCTCGCGCCCGACATCGTGGATCTCGCCTCCGGCGGCCCCGGCGACCTGATCTCGCGCGTGAAGGCGCTGCGGCGGAAGATCGCCGTCGAGCTCGGCTTCCTCCTGCCCCCGGTGCGGACGAGGGACAGCATCGAGCTACCCGCCCAGACCTACGCCATCCTCATCGCCGGGGTGGAGGCGGGGCGTGGCACGGTTCCACGCGGTCATGTGCTCGCGATCGGGACGGGCCTCGAGCTGCTGCCGGGGACGGCGGTCGTGGATCCCGTCTTCGGCCTCGAGGGCAAGTGGGTGCCCGCGGAGATGTCGCACGCCGCCGACCTCGCGGGGGCGACCGTGATCGACCGCGCGAGCGTGATCATCACCCACCTGTCCGACATCGTCCACGCGCAGGCGCACCGGCTGCTCTCGCTCGAGGACGTGCGCCAGCTCACGGAGCACCTCAAGCAGACGAGTCCGGCGTCCGTCGACGAGCTGACGCCGGCTCTCCTCTCGCTCGCGGGGATCCAGCGCGTGCTGGCGGGTCTGCTCGCCGAGCGGGTGCCCATCAACGACCTCGCCCGCATCTACGAGGCCCTCGCGCTGCGCGCGAGGATCTCAACCGAGACGCCGGGGCTGATCGAGGCCGCGCGCACGGCGCTCGGGCCCGCGATCGCCGCGCGGTTCGCGCAGTCGGGCCGCCTGCGCGTCGTGATGATCGATCCGCTGCTCGAGCAGCAGATGCTCGAGAGCATGCGGGTCGTCGAGGGGCAGCCGCAGATCGTGCTCACCCCCGACGCGACGATGCACGTGCTCGATGCGGTCCGGAGGACGGCCGCGGAGCTCGACGAGGCCGGCACGGAGCCCGTGCTCGTGTGCGCACCGTCGCTGCGGCAGGGCGTGCGGCGGATGATCGCCGCGCAGGTCGAGAGCCTGCCCGTGCTCTCCTACGACGAGGCCGCCAGCGCGGGATACCCGACCGATGTCGTCGGGGTGATCCGCCTCGATCAGCCGGCGATCGCGCCCGGCCGCGGGTGA
- the flgN gene encoding flagellar export chaperone FlgN: MAAHDLSLQLWRERELLELMLFKLETLQMFLATGRTRWVGHAANEIERVSGAMSDGALARDTLVVSVAETWGAPEATTLRELIEAAPTPAWREVLEGHLQAMTELVAEIGELKKVNEQRLREALRVTQEAVAGLGIATGAYDTSGDVVRDGGARFLDTEA, from the coding sequence ATGGCCGCGCATGATCTGAGCCTGCAACTGTGGCGGGAGCGGGAGCTCCTCGAGCTCATGCTCTTCAAGCTGGAGACGCTGCAGATGTTCCTGGCCACTGGTCGCACCCGCTGGGTCGGGCACGCCGCCAACGAGATCGAGCGCGTCTCCGGAGCCATGTCAGACGGCGCGCTCGCGCGCGACACGCTCGTCGTCTCCGTCGCGGAGACCTGGGGCGCGCCCGAGGCGACGACCCTGCGCGAGCTCATCGAGGCGGCGCCCACGCCGGCCTGGCGGGAGGTCCTCGAGGGGCACCTGCAGGCGATGACGGAGCTGGTGGCGGAGATCGGGGAGCTGAAGAAGGTGAACGAGCAGCGGCTGCGCGAGGCGCTGCGTGTCACGCAGGAGGCGGTGGCGGGCCTCGGCATCGCCACGGGTGCCTACGACACATCCGGCGACGTCGTCCGAGACGGCGGCGCGCGTTTCCTCGACACCGAAGCGTGA
- the flgK gene encoding flagellar hook-associated protein FlgK, protein MSTFEGLQRAASGLAAARAGMNVTGQNIANERTPGYTRQRLEQAATPPAGQTGRWAADVAIGGGTTVTGVARLGDGLLDARVRDALSASGFWGARAAAAGRAEAAMGEPTETGLAAGLDRFWAAWSDLANTPGGAAAEVVLTGAHTLADQISAGYRTVARQWSDLRAQVDGDLADVNATASRLAALNGQIRSALQSGRGANELIDQRDILAQQLSTAVGATATLAADGTLTVRVDGNALVSGDRSRELVASGPRDVADGGAVTVAWADRPDVAVALTGGEIGGALSVLAPAGNGGALARVAAAYDDTARALASSVNELHRSGRTTAGEAGGDFFALEPGRPAALALRVVPTGLDDLALAAPGAGALDTTIADRIGSLGAAESGPSSTWATFVTGFGVAVAGDVQRADVADTGAVAAVSAQQANASVDADEETINLLTYQTAYQAAARVLTAVDEALDVLINRTGLVGR, encoded by the coding sequence ATGTCGACATTCGAAGGACTCCAGCGCGCCGCCAGCGGCCTCGCCGCAGCACGCGCGGGCATGAACGTGACCGGTCAGAACATCGCGAACGAGCGCACCCCCGGCTACACGCGCCAGCGTCTCGAGCAGGCCGCGACGCCGCCCGCCGGTCAGACAGGACGATGGGCCGCCGACGTCGCGATCGGGGGCGGGACGACGGTGACCGGCGTCGCGCGGCTGGGCGACGGCCTGCTCGACGCGCGCGTGCGGGACGCCCTCTCGGCCTCCGGCTTCTGGGGTGCCAGGGCCGCGGCGGCCGGCCGGGCGGAGGCCGCGATGGGCGAGCCGACGGAGACGGGCCTCGCCGCCGGTCTCGACCGCTTCTGGGCGGCCTGGTCGGACCTCGCCAACACCCCGGGCGGGGCGGCGGCCGAGGTGGTCCTCACCGGAGCGCACACCCTCGCCGATCAGATCTCCGCGGGGTATCGGACGGTCGCCCGCCAGTGGTCGGACCTGCGTGCGCAGGTGGACGGCGACCTGGCGGACGTGAACGCGACGGCGAGCCGGCTGGCCGCCCTCAACGGCCAGATCCGATCCGCGCTGCAGTCGGGTCGCGGCGCCAACGAGCTCATCGACCAGCGGGACATCCTCGCCCAGCAGCTGTCGACGGCCGTGGGCGCCACCGCGACCCTCGCGGCGGACGGGACGCTCACCGTCCGCGTCGACGGCAACGCGCTGGTCTCCGGTGACCGCAGCCGCGAGCTCGTCGCGAGCGGCCCCCGCGATGTCGCGGACGGCGGAGCCGTGACCGTGGCCTGGGCCGACCGGCCCGACGTCGCCGTCGCCCTCACGGGCGGAGAGATCGGCGGCGCCCTCAGCGTGCTCGCTCCGGCCGGGAACGGCGGAGCGCTCGCTCGCGTGGCCGCCGCATACGACGACACCGCGCGGGCGCTGGCCTCCTCGGTCAACGAGCTGCACCGGTCGGGTCGGACCACGGCGGGGGAGGCGGGCGGCGACTTCTTCGCGCTCGAGCCCGGCCGCCCCGCGGCCCTCGCACTGCGCGTCGTGCCGACCGGCCTCGACGATCTCGCCCTGGCTGCGCCGGGTGCGGGTGCGCTCGACACCACGATCGCCGACCGGATCGGCTCGCTCGGCGCGGCGGAGTCCGGACCGAGCAGCACGTGGGCGACCTTCGTCACCGGCTTCGGCGTCGCCGTCGCCGGAGACGTGCAGCGCGCCGACGTGGCGGACACCGGCGCCGTCGCCGCCGTCTCGGCACAGCAGGCGAACGCGTCGGTGGACGCCGACGAGGAGACGATCAACCTCCTCACCTACCAGACGGCGTACCAGGCGGCCGCGCGCGTGCTCACCGCCGTCGACGAGGCCCTCGACGTCCTCATCAACCGCACCGGCCTCGTGGGCCGCTGA
- the flgL gene encoding flagellar hook-associated protein FlgL yields the protein MIGRITSSSLSQQTLRNLQANLLERDRLQNQATSQRAFRAPSDDPAAAAAALGVHGEQARVAQYARNIGDGMAWVTTADTALSASIDLLNRARDLTVRGANSGALSDSAREAIAVELESIGEELVGQANTRVLGRSVFAGTSDAGRAFDPETHAFTGTGADGVTRRIGDGVTVRVDADGAQVFGEGADSVFALLSGIAADLRGGADIGARLNDIDARLDAMITAQAAVGSSQAQIERAAAQNLSVATDLEARRSHVEDVDSLEVLVKLQSAELVYQSALQVTAKSLQTNLLEFLR from the coding sequence ATGATCGGACGCATCACCAGCAGCTCGCTCAGCCAGCAGACGCTGCGCAATCTGCAGGCGAACCTCCTCGAGCGGGATCGCCTGCAGAACCAGGCCACCTCCCAGCGTGCCTTCCGCGCGCCCAGCGACGACCCGGCCGCGGCTGCGGCCGCCCTCGGCGTGCACGGGGAGCAGGCGCGGGTGGCGCAGTACGCGCGCAACATCGGCGACGGGATGGCCTGGGTCACCACCGCGGACACCGCGCTGTCCGCGAGCATCGACCTGCTCAACCGCGCGCGCGACCTCACCGTGCGGGGGGCGAACTCGGGCGCGCTGAGCGACAGCGCGCGCGAGGCCATCGCGGTCGAGCTGGAGAGCATCGGCGAGGAGCTCGTCGGGCAGGCGAACACCCGCGTGCTCGGGCGCAGCGTCTTCGCGGGCACGAGCGACGCCGGTCGCGCCTTCGACCCGGAGACGCACGCGTTCACCGGGACGGGCGCCGACGGCGTGACCCGTCGCATCGGCGACGGGGTGACCGTGCGCGTGGACGCCGATGGCGCGCAGGTGTTCGGAGAGGGCGCGGACAGCGTCTTCGCCCTGCTCTCGGGCATCGCCGCGGACCTCCGCGGCGGCGCGGACATCGGCGCGCGACTGAACGACATCGACGCGCGCCTGGACGCCATGATCACCGCGCAGGCGGCGGTGGGCAGCAGCCAGGCGCAGATCGAACGCGCGGCCGCGCAGAACCTGTCGGTCGCCACGGATCTCGAGGCGCGACGGTCTCACGTCGAGGACGTCGACAGCCTCGAGGTGCTCGTGAAGCTGCAGTCGGCCGAGCTCGTCTACCAGTCCGCCCTGCAGGTCACCGCGAAGAGCCTGCAGACCAACCTCCTGGAGTTCCTGCGATGA
- the fliW gene encoding flagellar assembly protein FliW encodes MTTTALGTSALDVAFTSPPPGLQPHTAFRLEPIAGADGLYALRAVDADLRLFLLDALGGAYGFEVEPPPGALAEIEAEDLAEVRLLVVANPAEEGVYVNLRAPIVIHRSTGRAVQTILDDSTRPIRLLLGAPGRS; translated from the coding sequence ATGACCACGACGGCCCTCGGCACATCCGCCCTCGACGTCGCGTTCACGTCGCCGCCGCCGGGGCTGCAGCCGCACACCGCCTTCCGCCTCGAGCCCATCGCCGGCGCCGACGGCCTCTACGCGCTGCGCGCCGTCGACGCCGACCTCCGCCTCTTCCTCCTCGACGCCCTCGGGGGCGCGTACGGGTTCGAGGTCGAGCCGCCACCCGGCGCGCTCGCCGAGATCGAGGCGGAGGACCTCGCGGAGGTCCGGCTGCTGGTCGTCGCGAACCCGGCCGAGGAGGGCGTCTACGTCAACCTGCGCGCGCCGATCGTGATCCACCGCAGCACCGGCCGGGCAGTGCAGACCATCCTCGACGACTCGACGCGGCCCATCCGCCTGCTGCTGGGGGCGCCCGGCCGCTCGTAG
- a CDS encoding sigma-70 family RNA polymerase sigma factor: MRDRLIVDQLPLVGYLVAQHRIGASRHEGLAAAAVRSLVDAADAFDASAGVPFLPQARRLILAAISDELRAAEQGPGGTPRRPREAEAVRDALAAALGRTPAVDEIATTMGVGAAAVAAALGSPLRTIGDLDDPATCRASFALAVPEGDAGGAERIAVTREAISALPPHLLRVIRALYFEHRPIADLAEELRATPSEISRRRAEALRLLRDAHRDRGARDAQPVPPAAPREAALPSSRPVATP; the protein is encoded by the coding sequence GTGCGCGATCGGCTGATCGTCGATCAGCTTCCGCTCGTCGGATATCTCGTCGCGCAGCACCGCATCGGCGCATCCCGGCACGAGGGGCTCGCCGCCGCGGCGGTGCGCTCTCTGGTCGACGCGGCTGACGCCTTCGACGCGTCCGCGGGCGTCCCCTTCCTCCCGCAGGCGCGGCGCCTCATCCTCGCCGCCATCTCCGACGAGCTGCGCGCCGCCGAACAGGGCCCGGGCGGGACGCCCCGTCGTCCGCGCGAGGCCGAGGCCGTGCGCGATGCCCTCGCCGCCGCGCTCGGGCGCACCCCGGCCGTCGACGAGATCGCGACGACGATGGGCGTGGGCGCCGCCGCCGTCGCCGCCGCGCTGGGCAGTCCGCTGCGCACCATCGGCGACCTCGACGACCCGGCGACGTGCCGCGCGTCGTTCGCGCTGGCCGTCCCCGAGGGCGACGCCGGCGGAGCCGAGCGGATCGCGGTGACCCGGGAGGCGATCTCGGCGCTGCCGCCCCACCTGCTCCGGGTTATCCGGGCGCTGTACTTCGAGCATCGGCCCATCGCGGACCTCGCCGAGGAGCTCCGCGCCACGCCGTCGGAGATCTCGCGCCGGCGCGCCGAGGCGCTGCGTCTGCTGCGCGACGCGCACCGCGACCGCGGCGCGCGCGATGCGCAGCCCGTGCCGCCGGCCGCGCCTCGGGAAGCCGCCCTCCCGTCGTCCCGCCCGGTGGCGACCCCGTAG
- a CDS encoding DUF6328 family protein, with protein MSDDDPAAALRPGESRAERFDRNWNEVLQELRVLQTGSQIITGFLLALAFQPAFADLGPGQRIFYLVLVVIAAVSAVLALAPVALHRVMFRAGRKGLTVRFGHVCLVSALAVISALLVGVVGFIFDVVVSDGAAWTVGSVLAVVLLVLWVVLPVLMRRRSRADSERPDSERADGGGAPSRTAT; from the coding sequence ATGAGCGACGACGACCCCGCGGCCGCACTCCGCCCCGGCGAGAGCCGTGCCGAGCGCTTCGACCGCAACTGGAACGAGGTGCTGCAGGAGCTGCGCGTGCTGCAGACCGGCTCCCAGATCATCACCGGATTCCTCCTCGCGCTGGCCTTCCAGCCGGCGTTCGCCGACCTCGGTCCCGGGCAGCGGATCTTCTACCTGGTGCTCGTGGTGATCGCCGCGGTCAGTGCGGTGCTGGCCCTCGCACCCGTCGCACTCCACCGCGTGATGTTCCGCGCGGGGAGGAAGGGCCTCACCGTGCGGTTCGGGCACGTCTGCCTCGTCTCCGCGCTCGCGGTGATCTCGGCGCTCCTGGTGGGCGTGGTCGGCTTCATCTTCGACGTGGTCGTGAGCGATGGCGCCGCGTGGACCGTCGGCTCGGTGCTGGCCGTCGTGCTGCTGGTGCTGTGGGTCGTGCTGCCCGTGCTCATGCGCCGGCGCTCGCGCGCCGACAGCGAGCGGCCGGACAGCGAGCGGGCGGATGGCGGAGGTGCGCCCTCGAGGACGGCGACCTAG
- a CDS encoding carbon-nitrogen hydrolase family protein, producing the protein MSQHAVGLAVAQFSPGADPRANREEIAALTRRAAARGAQVVVFPEYASCFVHPFDDSVRENAETLDGPFVAHLVALAAEHGVTVVAGLLERAEDARRVRNTVVAVDAGGVRATYRKAHLYDAFGQRESDWVEPGELAPPQTFAVGGLVFGLMTCYDLRFPESARVLADAGVDVALVPSQWVRGPLKEHHWRTLLGARAIENTLYVAAADHTPPLAVGNSLVVDPQGVAIAAVGTTTDVAVAFLDRTAVENVRRVNPALALRRYRVAPR; encoded by the coding sequence ATGTCGCAGCATGCCGTGGGCCTCGCCGTCGCGCAGTTCTCGCCGGGCGCCGACCCGCGGGCGAACCGGGAGGAGATCGCCGCGCTCACCCGGCGCGCCGCAGCGCGCGGGGCGCAGGTGGTCGTCTTCCCCGAGTACGCCAGCTGCTTCGTGCACCCGTTCGACGACTCGGTGCGCGAGAACGCCGAGACCCTGGACGGTCCGTTCGTCGCGCATCTCGTCGCGCTCGCGGCCGAGCACGGCGTGACCGTCGTCGCCGGCCTCCTCGAGCGCGCGGAGGACGCCCGGCGCGTGCGGAACACCGTCGTCGCCGTCGACGCCGGGGGAGTGCGCGCGACGTACCGGAAGGCGCACCTCTACGACGCGTTCGGCCAGCGCGAGTCGGACTGGGTGGAGCCCGGCGAGCTCGCTCCGCCGCAGACGTTCGCCGTCGGCGGCCTCGTCTTCGGCCTCATGACGTGCTACGACCTGCGCTTCCCGGAGTCGGCGCGCGTGCTGGCCGACGCCGGCGTCGACGTCGCGCTCGTGCCGTCGCAGTGGGTGCGCGGACCGCTCAAGGAGCACCACTGGCGCACGCTCCTCGGCGCGCGCGCGATCGAGAACACCCTGTACGTCGCGGCCGCCGATCACACGCCCCCGCTCGCGGTCGGGAACTCGCTCGTCGTCGATCCGCAGGGCGTCGCGATCGCCGCGGTCGGAACGACCACGGACGTCGCCGTCGCGTTCCTCGACCGCACCGCGGTGGAGAACGTGCGGCGGGTCAACCCCGCGCTCGCGCTGCGGCGCTACCGCGTGGCGCCTCGCTGA